The following are from one region of the Lytechinus variegatus isolate NC3 chromosome 4, Lvar_3.0, whole genome shotgun sequence genome:
- the LOC121414503 gene encoding serine/arginine repetitive matrix protein 2-like, which translates to MASGSISALNERLRSSAGKGNWEEIEQLLRHGATFEADKYGRTALHYAAHYGQVKAIRVCIAKGCELDKVDTYGCTALHKAIAPDGHVEAVRALISEGCDVDGQDANGNTCVHEGAMNGFSQSLDVLVKIGKANIHTSNKNGQKAIHLSCQHGHNQSTRILLKAGSNPNIKNSCGETPLHIACLYGHITCARILISAECDINMKNKEGNTPLHIAAGLGKVKIAKLLLESQCEVKLRNKNNQTPLDLARQNDHRDVAFLIGANRMNKGKLSFFSRNKKKDNNKLDGFGNSSHHHHSDSSPNDKHKRKHSDDRRGDDDMDGGQGGARIRGRREMEPIDRHSSGSSKGKSKKKRDKNQGQNLFVREEMKKHLKSEKKLQEQIQLGREMGNLPHGEQGNPHFRTQLFKDKTGKILHVPMPVHCNCTPYIKKLENQVEASKERLLHEIDMSKARFESRMNNIEKRMTHQAQCMDQLCKERIAAERADCIHRIDQRAVEERKAWSEEHDARTDALRKELRHWFESRIQPLHEQLSRTMDDAALESVSSAARRSRPRAGFYRLNGREVLSHRKRSKSVGNVSDCDLEEEDDESDEESEDESDDEEEEEHVAMKSHAEERYVSSRQPSEQSPHRYKKAETAKGKDCAKSGAIPKSSRSGSFRQAVSDEDHASGSSSNSGTPLSMVDGTYRPPLIAAHERSPNTDSQHSLPSDFVFPSQETDDTESSESSESDTTSQQSLETVSYKPKSISGSTDVSSSTRDSGLHTLKGSSVSSDRRSHGPRRADLIAYQALTVNARPPPPLHAQVRPHLPVSTQPPPTELRTQANYTPPFSPPVSPTSTASQPLSTSTLASSSSDGHRVGTPSTEQPSSDNPSPTDSGKAQSTSSGISSGEASSHQHPSPIKYNVINPNSGKSYQGTYNPRSSTSNQRPDLFKIIKSEPMKTSHNDPPPYRSTNSDSSDNKYRVSQPYLSNSNNVTNGQSLNQNRLHGVPLKSGPSPSVSNPNSIPRGRTSSPLDQKRIGSGSDSSTSVRTHSSGYSAAPSKSAASRLGVTPSLSAVRGMSSHTNATSSKDQMHPQSRSHTPHQSLPPGYSVIQGRSGSNGAMFAITRSNQSHAGTTNYPEVPANKNNNAAPNSFSTSLNPNSYSYASNTARAFTNRATSGNIRNDASSVNNSTFGAPNNNFYCTNGTKDKTSGTYGASSSHSTRSSSENHAGYGQFSVKHRNPGGGTVNGAGATKSTIDNRTSGTISNPSSVPSMSTERGSGVPFDSNGASNGASLFSTVENFNRTAAPEQKLKYTREIIL; encoded by the exons ATGGCATCTGGATCGATCAGCGCCCTCAACGAACGATTGAGAAGCTCGGCCGGAAAAGGGAACTGGGAAGAAATCGAACAACTCCTCCGGCATGGGGCTACCTTTGAAGCGGACAAG TATGGGAGGACAGCTCTCCACTATGCAGCCCACTATGGCCAAGTCAAGGCTATCAGAGTCTGCATTGCAAAGGGATGCGAGCTTGATAAAGTCGATACA TATGGCTGTACAGCATTGCACAAAGCGATAGCACCAGATGGACATGTCGAAGCTGTGAGGGCGCTAATCAGCGAGGGTTGCGACGTGGACGGGCAAGATGCA AATGGCAATACCTGTGTGCATGAGGGTGCTATGAATGGCTTCAGTCAATCGTTGGATGTGCTTGTCAAGATTGGAAAGGCTAATATTCACACCAGCAATAAG AATGGTCAGAAAGCTATCCACTTATCCTGTCAGCATGGTCACAATCAAAGCACAAGAATACTCTTGAAAGCAGGCTCAAATCCCAACATCAAAAATAGT TGCGGAGAAACACCTCTTCATATCGCCTGCCTGTACGGTCATATAACATGTGCGAGGATTCTGATAAGTGCTGAGTGTGACATCAACATGAAAAACAAG GAGGGGAACACACCACTCCACATTGCAGCTGGGCTTGGGAAGGTGAAAATTGCTAAACTTCTATTGGAATCACAGTGTGAAGTCAAGTTACGCAACAAG AACAATCAGACTCCATTGGATCTTGCGAGGCAGAATGACCATCGTGATGTGGCTTTCCTCATTGGTGCAAATAGA ATGAATAAAGGAAAGCTCTCATTTTTCTCTCGGAACAAGAAGAAGGATAACAACAAGCTGGATGGATTTGGAAATTCATCCCATCATCACCATAGCGATAGCTCACCTAATGATAAACATAAACGCAAACACAGTGATGATAGG aggggtgatgatgatatggACGGTGGTCAGGGTGGTGCTAGGATACGAGGGAGGAGAGAGATGGAACCTATAGACAGACACTCATCGGGGAGCAGTAAGGGGAAATCCAAGAAGAAGAGAGACAAG aacCAAGGTCAGAACCTCTTTGTGCGGGAGGAGATGAAAAAGCATTTGAAATCAGAGAAGAAACTCCAAGAACAAATCCAACTCGGTCGGGAAATGGGGAATCTGCCACACGGAGAGCAGGGGAATCCCCATTTTAGGACCCAACTCTTCAAGGACAAAACTGGAAAGATATTGCAT GTTCCAATGCCGGTTCACTGCAACTGTACGCCATACATCAAGAAACTTGAGAATCAGGTGGAAGCAAGTAAAGAGAGACTCTTGCACGAAATAGACATGTCTAAAGCTCGCTTTGAGAGCAGAATGAACAATATTGAGAAGCGAATGACACACCAGGCTCAGTGCATGGACCAACTGTGCAAGGAACGCATCGCCGCCGAAAGAGCGGACTGTATACATAGGATTGATCAAAGGGCCGTTGAGGAGAGGAAGGCGTGGTCCGAGGAGCACGATGCTCGCACGGATGCCCTGAGGAAAGAACTCAGGCACTGGTTCGAGTCAAGGATTCAGCCACTCCATGAACAGTTGAGCAGGACCATGGATGATGCTGCCTTAGAGAGTGTATCTTCCGCTGCTAGGAGAAGTCGTCCGAGGGCAGGATTCTACAGGTTGAACGGTCGCGAGGTACTATCCCATCGGAAGAGATCGAAATCGGTCGGGAATGTCAGTGATTGTGATTTGGAAGAGGAagatgatgaaagtgatgaaGAAAGCGAagatgaaagtgatgatgaagaggaggaggagcatGTTGCAATGAAAAGCCATGCTGAGGAACGCTATGTATCATCGAGGCAACCTAGCGAACAGTCCCCTCACCGTTACAAGAAGGCTGAGACAGCGAAAGGTAAGGACTGTGCCAAGTCTGGTGCCATTCCAAAGTCATCCAGGAGTGGCAGTTTCAGGCAAGCAGTTAGCGATGAAGACCATGCCAGTGGAAGCAGTAGCAATAGTGGTACTCCTCTCAGTATGGTCGATGGAACCTACCGACCTCCTCTCATCGCTGCCCATGAACGTTCCCCTAACACAGACTCTCAACACTCACTTCCCTCTGATTTTGTCTTTCCATCTCAAGAAACGGACGATACTGAATCATCAGAATCGTCAGAATCTGATACCACATCTCAACAATCCCTCGAGACGGTGTCATACAAACCAAAATCAATTAGTGGTTCTACGGATGTTTCATCATCCACCAGAGACTCTGGTCTCCATACCTTGAAGGGGTCCAGTGTGTCTTCAGATCGAAGGTCACATGGACCCAGAAGGGCAGACTTGATCGCATACCAAGCCCTCACTGTCAATGCTAGACCTCCGCCTCCATTACACGCTCAAGTCCGACCCCATCTCCCAGTAAGTACTCAACCACCACCAACAGAGTTACGCACGCAAGCAAACTACACGCCTCCTTTCAGCCCGCCTGTCTCACCAACTTCTACTGCATCTCAGCCACTTTCAACATCGACCCTCGCATCGTCATCATCAGATGGTCATAGAGTTGGAACTCCAAGTACAGAACAACCTTCAAGTGATAACCCATCACCAACCGACTCCGGGAAGGCTCAGAGCACTTCCTCTGGAATTTCGTCGGGAGAGGCGTCATCACACCAACACCCCTCCCCAATCAAGTACAATGTCATTAATCCAAACAGTGGAAAGTCTTATCAGGGGACTTACAATCCTCGATCCTCAACATCAAATCAGCGTCCTGATCTCTTCAAGATCATCAAATCTGAGCCTATGAAAACATCTCATAATGATCCACCACCTTATAGAAGTACCAACAGTGATTCCTCTGATAATAAGTATAGGGTTTCCCAACCATACCTTTCAAACTCAAACAATGTAACCAATGGACAGTCTTTGAATCAGAATAGGTTGCATGGTGTTCCTTTAAAAAGTGGACCTTCCCCATCTGTGAGCAATCCAAACTCTATACCTCGTGGTAGGACTAGTTCACCTTTAGATCAGAAGAGAATTGGTAGTGGAAGCGATTCAAGTACCAGTGTTAGGACACACAGTTCGGGTTACTCGGCTGCACCTTCCAAGTCGGCTGCCAGTCGTCTTGGTGTAACCCCGTCTCTGAGTGCTGTCCGTGGGATGTCAAGTCACACCAATGCTACCTCTTCAAAGGATCAGATGCACCCTCAGTCAAGAAGTCACACCCCCCACCAGTCTCTGCCACCAGGTTATTCTGTGATTCAAGGAAGGAGCGGGAGCAACGGTGCCATGTTTGCCATCACTAGAAGCAACCAGTCACACGCTGGTACCACAAACTACCCAGAGGTTCcagcaaacaaaaacaataacgCGGCACCTAATTCATTTTCCACATCTCTGAATCCAAACTCATATTCATATGCATCAAACACCGCAAGAGCGTTCACCAACCGTGCAACCTCAGGTAATATCCGAAACGATGCCAGCTCAGTAAACAACAGTACCTTTGGTGCGCCAAACAATAACTTCTATTGTACTAATGGTACCAAAGACAAAACAAGTGGTACCTATGGTGCTTCTTCTTCACATTCCACTAGGTCAAGCAGTGAAAACCATGCGGGTTATGGTCAATTCAGTGTAAAACACAGAAACCCCGGCGGTGGTACCGTAAATGGTGCCGGTGCCACCAAATCCACCATTGATAATAGAACTAGTGGTACCATCAGTAACCCTTCCAGTGTACCTTCCATGAGTACGGAGAGAGGGAGTGGTGTACCTTTCGATAGTAATGGTGCAAGCAACGGTGCAAGTCTCTTCAGTACTGTGGAGAA